In Streptomyces sp. NBC_00683, the DNA window GGTGCCCGGCATTGGGCAGCGCCGGCTTGACCAGCCCGATGGTGCCGGCCACCCGTTCGCCGTCACGGGCGATCCATACCTCATGGCAGCCCGTCTGGACGGAGGCCGCCCGCTCCCGCCACCAGGTGGCGGCAGCCCCCCGGTCCAGCGGTGCCAGGAAGCCCACCGAGGATCCGCCCTCCACGGTCTCGACCAGTAGGGCAGCCAACTCGTCGGCGTACGTGACCAGTTCGGGGCCGGACACGGAGACGATCTCGGTCATGGAACAAGTCCTTTCACATTCACGGCAGGACGATCATCAGGGCATAGCGGACCCGGTCGGGGCCGGGGCAGTGGAACTGCGAGGGGCCGTGCAGGCGGAAGCGCAGGCAGTCGCCGGGGCCGACGGTGTGCACCGTGCCTGCGACGGTGATCTCGACCGTGCCCTCGATCACCCAGATGTGCTGCTCCACGCCGGGCAGGGGCGGATTCTCGTACGTGACGACGGAGCCCGCGGCGAGCGTGCCCTCGATGACCTCGGCACGCAGCCCGGCGTGCGGAGGCGACACGGAACGGCGCACGAATCCGGCCCGCTCGTCCCGCCACACCGGCTGCTGTGCCGCGGGCACGAGCGCTGGCGGCTCCGCCTCCACTTCCATCAGCAGCCGCGACATGGTCCGCTCGTACACCGTGCACAACTGCCCGAGCACGGCGGTGGTGGGACTCAGCTCGCCGCGCTCCAGCCGCGACAGCGTCGAGCGGCTCACGCCGGCGCGGCGGGACAGCTCGTCCAGCGACCAGCCGCGTTCGGTACGGAGCAGGCCCAGCCGGGCCGCGAGCCGGGCGTCGGCAGACTCCGGCGCACCCTGTTCTCTCATATCTGGGATTGTATCCCTGAGTGGAGATGCGCATCAGGGGGCGTCTACGTGCCGATCGGGTGATGGCGTGTCAGTCTGATAAGGAGGACATAAGCCACATACGCGGCGCACCCGCGCCGCGTATCGGCTGCAGAACCTAGGAGACTGACATGGCTGGAAGCATGAGTGGGACGCGAACGGGCCACGACGCCCCGGACGCGCACAAGGAGGTTCAGTCCGGCTGGACCGTCTTCGCCGCTGTGATGATGATCTTCGGCGGTGCGATGGCCATCCTCGAGGGGATCGCCGCCCTGGCCAAGGACGACCTCTTCGTCTCCACGAGCAACTACGTGTTCAAGTTCAGCCTGACCGGCTGGGGCTGGGTGCACCTCATCCTCGGCATCGTGGTCGTTCTCGCCGGCTGCGCCCTGTTCACCGGAGCGCTCTGGGCTCGCGCGGTCGGCGTCGTGCTGGCCGGACTCCTGGCCATCGCCAACTTCCTGTGGCTCCCCTACTACCCGTTCTGGTCCATCGTGCTCATCGCGATCAACGTCTTCATCATCTGGGCTCTGTGTTCGGGGTCGCAGAAGGCTCGAGCCTGAGCACGAGGACATAGGAGACCACCACGGAGACGATCACGAGCGGCATGACGGTGATGCCCTCGGATCCCAGCAGCAGCGTGGCGAGCAGTACCGATGTCATCGGCAGCTTGAGCATCGCCACGCACATCGCCCCGATTCCCATCGCGAAACCCGAGGTCGCGTTCAGGCCGGGCAGGTGCGACAGCACCAGCCCGCCTGCCGCCCCCAGGAACATCGACGGGAAGATCGGGCCACCTCTGAAGCTGCTCAACGACAAGGAATACGCGAGCGCCTTGCAGGTGATCAGTACCAGGAGCGTTCCGACCGAATACTTGGCGTCCTCGGTGAGCAGACCCCCGAGGGCGTCCTGGCCCGAGTACAGCACCTCGGACGCGTCCCCTCCCGTGCTCTCGGCGTACAGGAGCGCGAGTACGCCGATCGCCACCGCCGTTCCGACGGTGGCGATCACTCTCCGCGGTTCGACCCAATCCTGGAGGAGCAGGGCAAGCCTCCTGATGCCCGTGCCCGCGAACGCCGCCGCGACTCCGAGGGCGAGGGCCCAGCCGAACTCGGCGACGGTGGGCGTGGGCGTGTGCGGCACGTGCGGGATGGCGAGGGAGTACGTCCCCAGCCCGGTCCACGATCCCAGCCCGACGAAGATGAGCGCCCCGATACCCGAGGCGAGCAGCCCCGGCACGAGCACGAGGCCGAGCATCATCCCGGCGAGGCCGGACGCCTCCATCAGCAGGAACGCGCCGGCGAGCGGGGATCCCAGGAGGGCGCTGATGGCGGCGAAGCTGCCTGCGGCCGCCACCATGGCGCTCGCGCTCGGCTCGATGCCGGGTTTCAGCAGGCGCACCGCGCACACGGCCAGCCCGCCGCCGATGGCGATGAGCGGGGCCTCGGGTCCGAGGACCGCGCCGAGGCCGAGGGACGCGAGGGCGGCGAGCGCGACCCCCGGAAGTTCCGCGGCTGTCGGTGCCCCTGATTCCACCAGGCCCTCGGCCGGCTTGTGTCCGCCCGTTCCCGGGAGGTAACGGATGCTCAGTGCCGTCAGCAGGCCCGCGACGGCGAGCAACGGGACCGGCCACCACGTCGGCGTGTCGTCGAAGCCCAGCGCGTGGGGCAGGTCCTTGTAGGTCAGGTTCTGGAGCTCGTGGACGAGCGCCAGAAACCCGAACGCCGCGGCGGAGATGGGGACTCCGAGGATTGCCACCATGACCAGAAGTACTGCGTAACTCCGCGTACGGATCACCGCGCGTGGATCCGGGGACTCCGTGCCGGGGGTTCCGACCGGTTCGGCCGACATCGTCATGGTCTCCTCGGGTTCGGGTCCCGGCCGGCTCGTCCTGCCCCGCCGGGCTCCTCACGTGATACCACGATGTCCCGCTATGTCGGCGATGTACCCGCTGTTGAGGTGTGATGAATCCGGGTCTCGCTACTTCGTGCCCGCCCCTGCCGCGCGAAGGCGGCCCGTGGCCACCGCATCGACCAGTGCCCGGTGGTCCCGCTCGTTCTGGTCGGCGTACCGCTCGGCGAACGTCTGCAGCGCCCGGTCGAACACCTTGCCGTGGCCCAGGTAGGCAGCGATGGCGATCCGGTCACCGGACCGCGCGTGCGCACGGGCCAGCGTCATCCCGCACAACTCGCCGAAAGCGGCCATCCCGCGCGGCACCATCTGCTCCGGTTCGGCGATGCCCTTCCAGTCGCGCAACTGGCGTACGTAGAAGTCCCTGCGTTTCCCGTCGAACCCCTCCACCCGCTCCCACCCCAGGAAGATGTCGCCGGCAGCCTGCATCAGGCGCTGGCCGGCCACCACGCGCTCGCCCTGATTGCGGTACGCACTCGCCCCGGCGTGCGGCGCGAGCACCGAGGAGTCGGCCTCCTTGGCCTGGAGGACGAGCGGATCCGCGCCGTCCCTGCCCAGCAGGAGGATGATCCAGCAGCGCGTTCCGACGCTTCCCACGCCCACGACCTTGCGGGCCATGTCCACGGGCCGGAAGTCGGCGAGCAGGGACCGCCGGTCCGAAGGAAGACTGCGGCCGTAGCGACGGAGAAGCGTCCGGAACTGCTTCTCCGTCGCGCTGCGTTCCGCACCTTCGGGCAGCAGGTCCGCGACCGGCACGATCAGGGGCGGATCCGCGGCGATCCGGAGCCGCCCGCCGACCACCTCGGTGAGTTTGTCGAACGCCTGCGTGCTGTCCCGGGTGCGGGCCTTCGCCGTCGCTCTGGCCATGCGCTTGCGGCCCCGGGAGGCCAGTCTGTCGGCGGCCAGGGCCTTGAGGCGGCCCTCGTCGGTCTGCGTGTACCAGACCTCGAGATTGCGCATGCCCGCGAAGCGGATCATCGACTCCCGGTACGACCGGACGGTGGCCCGGACGATGTGGGCCCGCTCCTTGTCGGAGAAGCCGTTGGCGCGCCCGGCGATGACGAGGCTGGCGGCCAGCCGCTTGACGTCCCACTCCCAGGGACCCGGCAAGGTCTCGTCGAAGTCGTTGATGTCGAACAGCAGGTGGCGCTCGGGGGAGGCCAGCAGTCTGAAGTTCAGCAGATGGGCGTCACCGCACAACTGCGCCCTGATGCCCGAGTCCGGTGTGCCGGACAGGTCGGAGGCCATGACGGCCGCGGCGCCCCGGTAGAAGCGGAAGGGCGACTCGGTCATCCGTCCGTAGCGGATCGGGACGAGCTCCTGCACCCTGGCCGCCGACTGGGCCTCCAGGATGGCCAGTGGATCCTGCCGGTCCGCCGGTGGCTCGTACACCTCATGGCTCGACCGGGGAGCCCGTTTGCGGGCCGCCTTGCCGAGCGCGGCCCGTTCCTTCGGCGTCGCGCCCGGCACGGCACGGAGCGGTGAGGTGCGTTCCTGGGGCATGGCGGCCCTCCTGGCTGCGTGCGGGGCCGTGCGGGCGGCCCCTGCTCCCATCATCCCCGGCCGGACGGATTCCGGCCGCTCGGCGCGTTCCGGCGGCGGGGGCGCCGTGTGGATCAGGCGCGTCCGCGCTTCCTGGCCTGGCGGCCCACCCTCCGCCAGATCGCGCGCTGGCACCGCAGTGCACCCGCACCCACCACGATGAGCACCACGATGTTCACCAGGAGCTGGACGAGTGAACCCCACGCCTCGGACCAGCTGGCGAAGGCCGTGGACACGCTGATGGCCGCGGCGGCCGGAATGGTGGTGACCGAGATGAACACCCCGAGGAGGGCACTCGTGCGGGCCTCCGTGAGCGACACGATGCCGACGACAGCGGCGAGGGCGGCGACGGCGAAGGAGAAGAAGTTGGGGGTGTTGATCAGGTCGGAGACCGGCCGGAGCCCCAGGTCGAAGGCCTCCGACTGAAGACCGAAGCCGCGGATGAGGAGGCTGAAGAGGAAGGTGACCACGATCGTCAGCAGGAAGCCCGTGCACAGGGCGCCCAGCCCTGCGCGGATCATGGTCCGGTCGCCTCTGTCGATGCCCAGCGCCACGGCGACGATCGCGCCGTACTCGGGGCCGACGACCATGGCCCCGACGATCAGGATCTGGGAGTTGGTGACGATGCCGACCGAGCCGATGAGACCCGCGATGACCAGGTAGAGGTAGAAGCTCGGCGGGTACCTCCCCCCGGACCGGATGCGCGCCTCCACCTGGGCCCAGACCGGGGTGTTGACCAGTGCCCCGAGGCGGCGGACCGCCGTCTCCGATGCCCGCCCCGGGAACGCCATGTCCACCGGCTCGATGACGATGGAGCCGTGCACGTCGATCTCGAGCCGCCGCAGGCCCCGCAGTACATCGTTCGCCGCCCCCGCCAGCACATCGCAGGCGAAGGCGTCGCCGTCGGGGTGGTACGCGGCGCCACGCTGCACGATCAGGTTCATGACGTAGGGGGCACCGGCGAGGAGCTCCACGACCTGGTCCGTGCGGTCCGGAGGGCTCACCGCGCGGACATGGATCATGTCCACTCCGCGCCTCCACGAGGCAGGGCGGGCGGCCGGATGCCGGGTGACGGATAGTGGCATGGATAGTCACATACCGGAGATTGGACGGTCATGGACCGATACCCTCCCATAGCCACCCACGGTCTGGTGGGCGACCTGCAGACCTGTGCGCTGATCTCTTCGCAGGGCGTCGTCGACTGGCTGGCCGCCCCCCGGTTCGATTCCCCCAGCGTCTTCGCCGCGCTGCTCGACCACGACCGGGGCGGCTACTTCCGGCTGTCGCCCGACGGCCCGGAGAGCTCCTGCAAGCAGCTCTACTACCCGGACACCGCTGTGCTGGTCACCCGGTTCATGTCGCCCGACGGCGTCGGCGAGGTGCTCGACTGGATGGCACCGATCACCTCCGGGGGCGCCACCGGCCGGCACACACTGGTACGGAAGGTGCGCGCGGTGCGGGGAACCGTACGGTTCTCGATGGAGTGCAGGCCCCGGTTCGACTACGGGCGTGCGTCCCATGAGCTCGAACTCGTCCCGGACGGAGCCGTGTTCAGGTCTGCGGGGATCAGCGGGCATCTGCAGGCAGGCTTTCCCCTGGAGCGCGACGGCCACGATGTGCGCGGAACGGTGACGCTGGGCGTGGGCGAGACGGCCGTCGCCGTCTTCACCGTCTGCGGGGCCGACGAACCCGCACCGCCGCCGCCCACCGTCGAGGGGACCGACGAGCAGCTCTGGGAGGTCGTCGAGTTCTGGCAGAACTGGCTGCGTACCTCCCGCTACCGTGGCCGCTGGTCGGACATGGTCCACCGTTCCGCCATCACCCTGAAGCTCCTCACGTACGCCCCCACGGGCGCACCGGTCGCCGCCGCCACGATGGGCCTGCCCGAGCAGATCGGCGGCGAACGCAACTGGGACTACCGGTACACCTGGGTCAGGGACGGGTCGCTGTCGGTGCGGGCCCTGCTGGACCTGGGCTTCGTCGAGGAAGCGACCGCTTTCACCCGATGGCTGGGCGCCCGCCTCGGGGACGGCGACATCGACGGCGAGGCACTGCAGATCATGTACCGCGTCGACGGGGAACCCCTGCCGGCGGAGGAGATCCTCGGGCACCTCGAGGGCTACCGCGGTTCGCATCCGGTACGCGTGGGCAACGCCGCCTCCGACCAGTTGCAGCTCGACATCTACGGAGAGGCCCTCTACGCACTCTCCGAGGGGCACGAGGTCGGCATCCAGGCGGGCTACCGCGGCTGGAAGAAGGTCTCCCGCACCCTGGACTGGCTCGCCGACTCCTGGGACCGCCCCGACGAGGGCATCTGGGAAACGCGCGGCGGACGCAAGGACTTCACCTACAGCAGGGTGATGTGCTGGGCCGCGTTCGACCGCGGACTGAAGCTCGCGACCGCGTTCAGCAGACCGGCCGACACCGTCCGGTGGACCCGGGCCAGGGACTCCATCCTCGAACAGGTCATGGCCCGGGGCTGGAGCGAGCAGGAACAGGCGTACGTCCAGCATTACGAGGGGGACGTGCTCGACGCCTCGCTGCTCCTGATGCCCAGGGTGGGTTTCCTCGCACCCAAGGACCCCAGCTGGCTGTCCACGCTGGACGCCATGAACGACACCCTCGTCTCCGACAGCCTGGTCTACCGCTACGACCCGGCCGCCTCCCCGGACGGCCTGCGCGGCTCCGAGGGCACGTTCAGCCTCTGCACGTTCCTGTACGTCGACGCGCTGGCCCGCGCCGGGCGACTGCGGATGGCCCGCTACACGTTCGAGAAGATGCTCACCTACGCCAACCACGTCGGCCTCTTCGCCGAGGAGATCGGCCCCAGCGGCGAGCAGCTGGGCAACTTCCCCCAGGCGTTCACCCACCTCTCCCTCATCTCGGCCGCCCGCACCCTCGACGAGGCACTCGACCGGCTGCGCGACTGACAGGTCGCACGGTCACCGGTCGTGCCTGCCGCCCGGGCTTGAGAGGATCCGTACGTGGAGTCCCCCGAGCCCTTCCCGTCCCCCGAGCCCTTCCCCGAACTCTTCCCCGGACCGCAGCCCGAAGCCGAAAGGACCGAGGGCCGCCGAACGGTGCGCTGCGCCCTGTGCGGACGCCCCCTCACCGGCGCGGACTCACGCCGCACCGGACTCGGCCCCGCCTGCGACGCCAAACTGCATCCGGCGGGCCCGGACATCCGGACCCGCCGTCACGACGTCGAGCAGGACACCCTGCCCGGCATCTGAACCCGCAGTGGGTGCTACGCGCCGTCGAGACGGCGGAACAGGCCCTCCTGGACCACCGACACGAGCAACTGCCCCTGGCGGTCGTAGATCCGGCCCCTGGCCAGTCCGCGGCCGCCCGTGGCGATCGGCGACTCCTGGTCGTACAGGAACCACTCGTCCGCCCGGAACGGCCGGTGGAACCACATGGCGTGGTCCAGCGACGCCATGTCGAAGCCGCGCGGACCCCACAGCGGCTCCACCGGGATCCGGACCGCGTCCAGCAGCGTCATGTCGCTCGCGTACGTCAGCGCACAGGTGTGCACGAGCGGGTCGTCGCCCAGCGGGCCCACCGCGCGCATCCACACGGCGCTGCGCGGGTCCGCGTCCTTGATCTCCTCGTGCGTCCAGCGCAGCCGGTCGACGTAGCGGATGTCGAAGGGCTGACGCCGCGCCATCCGCTCCAGGGCCTCCGGCAGCCCGCCCAGGTGCTCGCGCACCTCGTCGGCGACCGTCGGCAGGTCGTCGGGGTCCGGCACCGTACGGGCGGGCGGCAGCTGATGCTCGAAGCCCGCCTCCTCGGGGCGGTGGAAGGACGCCGTCAGATTGAAGATCGTCCGGCCCTGCTGGACGGCCGTGACCCGGCGGGTGGTGAAGGACCTGCCGTCCCTCACCCGCTCGACGTCGTACACGATCGGCACACCGGGGCGGCCCGGCCGCAGGAAGTAGGCGTGCAGCGAGTGGACGGGACGGTCCCCGTCCGTGGTGCGGCCTGCCGCGACCAGGGCCTGTCCCGCGACCTGGCCGCCGAAGACCCGTTGCAGGGACTCGTCGGGGCTGCGGCCACGGAAGATATTGACCTCGATCCGCTCCAGGTCGAGAAGATCGACCAAGCGCTCGGCGGGGTTCGTCGTCATGCGGTTCTTCTCCACTCTCGAAGCCGGTGCGCCGTCACAGCTGGCCGACGGCCGTGACCCGGACAACCGCCCGGCCCTCCTCGTCGGAGGCCGCCAGATCGACCTCCGCACGGATACCCCAGTCATGGTCACCCGCCGGGTCGGCAAAGGCCTGCCACACCCGCCACAGACCGTGCTCGAGATCCTCGTCGATCTTCAGCAGCTTCGGGCCGCGCGCGTCCGGACCCGTACCCAGGTCCTCGTGAGCCTCCCAGTAGCCGTCCATCGCCTCGCCCCAGGCGTCCTCGTCCCAGCCCGAGTCGGCGTCGAGCTCGCCCAGGTCGCGGACCCGGTCCAGGGCGGCCAGCTCCACCCGGCGGAACATCGCGTTGCGCACCAGGACCCGGAAGGCGCGGGCGTTGGCGGTGACCGGCTTGACCTCGTCGGCCCGTTCCTGCGCCTGCTCGGCGGTCTCCACCTCCGGGTTCGCCAGCTGCTCCCACTCGTCCAGGAGGCTGGAGTCCACCTGACGCACCATCTCGCCGAGCCAGGCGATCAGGTCCTCCAGGTCCTCGGACTTCAGGTCGTCCGGGATGGTGTGCTCGAGCGCCTTGTACGCACTGGCCAGATAGCGCAGCACGATGCCCTCGGTACGGGCCAGCTCGTAGTTCGACGTGAACTCCGTGAACGTCATGGCTCGTTCGTACATGTCCCGGATCACCGACTTTGGCGACACGGGATGGTCGCCGACCCACGGGTGGCTCGTGCGGTAGACGTCGTACGCGTGCCAGAGCAGCTCGCTCAGCGGCTTCGGGTACGTGACCTCCTGGAGCCGCTCCATCCGGTCCTCGTACTCGACGCCGTCCGCCTTCATCTGCCCGACGGCCTCGCCCCGCGCCTTGTTCTGCTGGGCGGCGAGGATCTGCCGCGGGTCGTCGAGGGTCGACTCGACGACGGAGACCATGTCCAGGGCGTACGAAGGGGATTCGGCGTCCAGCAGGTCGAACGCGGCCAGCGCGAAGGTCGACAGCGGCTGGTTCAGCGCGAAGTCCTGCTGGAGATCGACGGTGAGGCGCACGATCCGGCCCTCGGCGTCCGGGGTGTCGAGCTGTTCCACCACACCGCCGTCGAGCAGCGAGCGGTAGATGGCGATGGCCCGCCGGATGTGCCGCAGCTGGGCCCGGCGCGGCTCGTGGTTGTCCTCCAGCAGATGCCGCATCGCCTCGAAGGCGTTGCCCGGGCGGGCGATCACCGAGAGCAGCATCGTGTGCGTGACCCGGAAGCGCGAGGTCAGCGGCTCGGGATCGGAGGTGATGAGCTTGTCGAAGGTGGTCTCGGACCAGGCGACAAAGCCCTCGGGGGCCTTCTTGCGGACCACCTTGCGCTTCTTCTTGGGGTCGTCGCCCGCCTTCTTGACGGCCTTCTCGTTCTCGATGACGTGCTCGGGCG includes these proteins:
- a CDS encoding helix-turn-helix domain-containing protein, with the translated sequence MREQGAPESADARLAARLGLLRTERGWSLDELSRRAGVSRSTLSRLERGELSPTTAVLGQLCTVYERTMSRLLMEVEAEPPALVPAAQQPVWRDERAGFVRRSVSPPHAGLRAEVIEGTLAAGSVVTYENPPLPGVEQHIWVIEGTVEITVAGTVHTVGPGDCLRFRLHGPSQFHCPGPDRVRYALMIVLP
- a CDS encoding DUF7144 family membrane protein, which gives rise to MAGSMSGTRTGHDAPDAHKEVQSGWTVFAAVMMIFGGAMAILEGIAALAKDDLFVSTSNYVFKFSLTGWGWVHLILGIVVVLAGCALFTGALWARAVGVVLAGLLAIANFLWLPYYPFWSIVLIAINVFIIWALCSGSQKARA
- a CDS encoding chloride channel protein — encoded protein: MSAEPVGTPGTESPDPRAVIRTRSYAVLLVMVAILGVPISAAAFGFLALVHELQNLTYKDLPHALGFDDTPTWWPVPLLAVAGLLTALSIRYLPGTGGHKPAEGLVESGAPTAAELPGVALAALASLGLGAVLGPEAPLIAIGGGLAVCAVRLLKPGIEPSASAMVAAAGSFAAISALLGSPLAGAFLLMEASGLAGMMLGLVLVPGLLASGIGALIFVGLGSWTGLGTYSLAIPHVPHTPTPTVAEFGWALALGVAAAFAGTGIRRLALLLQDWVEPRRVIATVGTAVAIGVLALLYAESTGGDASEVLYSGQDALGGLLTEDAKYSVGTLLVLITCKALAYSLSLSSFRGGPIFPSMFLGAAGGLVLSHLPGLNATSGFAMGIGAMCVAMLKLPMTSVLLATLLLGSEGITVMPLVIVSVVVSYVLVLRLEPSATPNTEPR
- a CDS encoding DUF2252 domain-containing protein — protein: MPQERTSPLRAVPGATPKERAALGKAARKRAPRSSHEVYEPPADRQDPLAILEAQSAARVQELVPIRYGRMTESPFRFYRGAAAVMASDLSGTPDSGIRAQLCGDAHLLNFRLLASPERHLLFDINDFDETLPGPWEWDVKRLAASLVIAGRANGFSDKERAHIVRATVRSYRESMIRFAGMRNLEVWYTQTDEGRLKALAADRLASRGRKRMARATAKARTRDSTQAFDKLTEVVGGRLRIAADPPLIVPVADLLPEGAERSATEKQFRTLLRRYGRSLPSDRRSLLADFRPVDMARKVVGVGSVGTRCWIILLLGRDGADPLVLQAKEADSSVLAPHAGASAYRNQGERVVAGQRLMQAAGDIFLGWERVEGFDGKRRDFYVRQLRDWKGIAEPEQMVPRGMAAFGELCGMTLARAHARSGDRIAIAAYLGHGKVFDRALQTFAERYADQNERDHRALVDAVATGRLRAAGAGTK
- a CDS encoding DUF389 domain-containing protein, whose protein sequence is MDMIHVRAVSPPDRTDQVVELLAGAPYVMNLIVQRGAAYHPDGDAFACDVLAGAANDVLRGLRRLEIDVHGSIVIEPVDMAFPGRASETAVRRLGALVNTPVWAQVEARIRSGGRYPPSFYLYLVIAGLIGSVGIVTNSQILIVGAMVVGPEYGAIVAVALGIDRGDRTMIRAGLGALCTGFLLTIVVTFLFSLLIRGFGLQSEAFDLGLRPVSDLINTPNFFSFAVAALAAVVGIVSLTEARTSALLGVFISVTTIPAAAAISVSTAFASWSEAWGSLVQLLVNIVVLIVVGAGALRCQRAIWRRVGRQARKRGRA
- a CDS encoding glycoside hydrolase family 15 protein gives rise to the protein MDRYPPIATHGLVGDLQTCALISSQGVVDWLAAPRFDSPSVFAALLDHDRGGYFRLSPDGPESSCKQLYYPDTAVLVTRFMSPDGVGEVLDWMAPITSGGATGRHTLVRKVRAVRGTVRFSMECRPRFDYGRASHELELVPDGAVFRSAGISGHLQAGFPLERDGHDVRGTVTLGVGETAVAVFTVCGADEPAPPPPTVEGTDEQLWEVVEFWQNWLRTSRYRGRWSDMVHRSAITLKLLTYAPTGAPVAAATMGLPEQIGGERNWDYRYTWVRDGSLSVRALLDLGFVEEATAFTRWLGARLGDGDIDGEALQIMYRVDGEPLPAEEILGHLEGYRGSHPVRVGNAASDQLQLDIYGEALYALSEGHEVGIQAGYRGWKKVSRTLDWLADSWDRPDEGIWETRGGRKDFTYSRVMCWAAFDRGLKLATAFSRPADTVRWTRARDSILEQVMARGWSEQEQAYVQHYEGDVLDASLLLMPRVGFLAPKDPSWLSTLDAMNDTLVSDSLVYRYDPAASPDGLRGSEGTFSLCTFLYVDALARAGRLRMARYTFEKMLTYANHVGLFAEEIGPSGEQLGNFPQAFTHLSLISAARTLDEALDRLRD
- a CDS encoding DUF6011 domain-containing protein → MESPEPFPSPEPFPELFPGPQPEAERTEGRRTVRCALCGRPLTGADSRRTGLGPACDAKLHPAGPDIRTRRHDVEQDTLPGI
- a CDS encoding acyl-CoA thioesterase, producing MTTNPAERLVDLLDLERIEVNIFRGRSPDESLQRVFGGQVAGQALVAAGRTTDGDRPVHSLHAYFLRPGRPGVPIVYDVERVRDGRSFTTRRVTAVQQGRTIFNLTASFHRPEEAGFEHQLPPARTVPDPDDLPTVADEVREHLGGLPEALERMARRQPFDIRYVDRLRWTHEEIKDADPRSAVWMRAVGPLGDDPLVHTCALTYASDMTLLDAVRIPVEPLWGPRGFDMASLDHAMWFHRPFRADEWFLYDQESPIATGGRGLARGRIYDRQGQLLVSVVQEGLFRRLDGA
- a CDS encoding DEAD/DEAH box helicase codes for the protein MTLIDQLPPTADPDALFEAFSSWTESQGITLYPAQEEALIEVVSGANVILSTPTGSGKSLVAAGAHFTALAQDKVTFYTAPIKALVSEKFFDLCKMFGTENVGMLTGDASVNADAPVICCTAEVLASIALRDGKYADVGQVVMDEFHFYAEQDRGWAWQIPILELPQAQFILMSATLGDVKMFEEDLTRRTGRPTSVVRSATRPVPLSYEYRLTPITETLTELLDTRQSPVYIVHFTQAAAVERAQSLMSINMCTKEEKEKIADLIGNFRFTTKFGQNLSRYVRHGIGVHHAGMLPKYRRLVEKLAQAGLLKVICGTDTLGVGVNVPIRTVLFTALTKYDGTRVRTLRAREFHQIAGRAGRAGFDTAGFVVAQAPEHVIENEKAVKKAGDDPKKKRKVVRKKAPEGFVAWSETTFDKLITSDPEPLTSRFRVTHTMLLSVIARPGNAFEAMRHLLEDNHEPRRAQLRHIRRAIAIYRSLLDGGVVEQLDTPDAEGRIVRLTVDLQQDFALNQPLSTFALAAFDLLDAESPSYALDMVSVVESTLDDPRQILAAQQNKARGEAVGQMKADGVEYEDRMERLQEVTYPKPLSELLWHAYDVYRTSHPWVGDHPVSPKSVIRDMYERAMTFTEFTSNYELARTEGIVLRYLASAYKALEHTIPDDLKSEDLEDLIAWLGEMVRQVDSSLLDEWEQLANPEVETAEQAQERADEVKPVTANARAFRVLVRNAMFRRVELAALDRVRDLGELDADSGWDEDAWGEAMDGYWEAHEDLGTGPDARGPKLLKIDEDLEHGLWRVWQAFADPAGDHDWGIRAEVDLAASDEEGRAVVRVTAVGQL